The following coding sequences lie in one Loxodonta africana isolate mLoxAfr1 chromosome X, mLoxAfr1.hap2, whole genome shotgun sequence genomic window:
- the LOC100665831 gene encoding melanoma-associated antigen 10-like — translation MSHAPKHQHYTLEQDHQAQTEAQGLVAIQVPAAEEDSCSSSFNLSFLSSFSCAPNSSPSSPKLVISSSPCSSSSSFHFSYFSSSSSCSSPQNLGTQDEVEVPTAVVPSTHQSPQKSFSISTSTSISDEDSSSPEEEKIPSTSQASVGAESSSRDPLEDTVTDLVQLLLLRYQMRQPITKVEMLKVMSKRSKNQFPVIFKKACECLEMVFGINVKEVGPPIHSYVLVNSLDLTYDEVVINGQGMPKNGLLIIILGVIFLEGNRIPEEDIWELLNIMGVYAGSEHAIYGEPRQLITRDWVQEKYLEYQEVPNSDPARYEFLWGPRAHAETSKMKVLEFLAKLNGTDPSSFSPWYEEALRDEQERAQARIALTGSATEGLLAQCGPAAFLPRRKTEADSSLVEEGSQCSQ, via the coding sequence ATGTCTCATGCTCCAAAGCATCAGCACTACACACTTGAGCAAGACCATCAGGcccaaactgaggcacagggtctGGTGGCTATACAGGTTCCAGCAGCTGAGGAGGATTCCTGTTCTTCCTCCTTCAACTtgtccttcctctcttccttttcctgTGCCCCCAATTCTTCCCCATCCTCTCCTAAACTCGTCATCTCCTCATCCCCCTGTTCTTCATCTTCCTCCTTCCACTTCTCctacttctcctcctcctcctcctgctcttcTCCTCAGAACCTGGGCACCCAGGATGAGGTAGAGGTTCCTACTGCTGTGGTACCAAGTACTCACCAGAGTCCTCAGAAATCCTTTTCCATCTCCACTTCAACGAGCATCTCGGATGAGGATTCCAGTAGCCCAGAAGAAGAGAAAATTCCAAGCACCTCGCAGGCCTCAGTAGGCGCCGAGTCCTCATCCAGAGATCCATTAGAAGACACGGTGACTGATTTAGTACAGCTCCTGCTCCTCAGGTATCAAATGAGGCAGCCCATCACAAAGGTAGAAATGCTTAAGGTTATGAGCAAAAGGTCCAAGAACCAATTCCCTGTGATCTTCAAGAAAGCCTGTGAGTGCCTGGAAATGGTCTTTGGCATTAATGTGAAGGAAGTGGGTCCCCCCATCCATTCTTATGTCCTTGTCAATTCACTGGATCTAACATATGATGAGGTAGTGATTAATGGTCAAGGCATGCCCAAAAATGGCCTCCTAATAATTATCCTGGGTGTGATCTTCCTGGAGGGTAACCGCATCCCTGAGGAAGACATCTGGGAATTGCTGAATATTATGGGGGTGTATGCTGGGAGTGAACATGCTATCTATGGGGAGCCCAGGCAGCTCATCACCAGAGATTGGGTGCAGGAGAAGTACCTAGAGTACCAGGAGGTGCCCAATAGTGATCCTGCCCGCTATGAATTCCTCTGGGGTCCAAGAGCCCACGCAGAGACCAGCAAGATGAAAGTCCTAGAATTTTTGGCCAAACTTAATGGGACTGACCCCAGTTCCTTTTCACCTTGGTATGAGGAGGCTTTGAGAGATGAGCAAGAGAGAGCTCAAGCCAGAATTGCCCTCACAGGTAGCGCTACTGAAGGGCTCCTTGCACAGTGTGGGCCAGCAGCCTTCCTGCCCCGGAGGAAGACTGAGGCAGATTCTTCACTCGTTGAAGAGGGCAGTCAATGTTCTCAATAG